Proteins from a genomic interval of Solidesulfovibrio sp.:
- the pgm gene encoding phosphoglucomutase (alpha-D-glucose-1,6-bisphosphate-dependent), whose product MAISPLAGKPAPRSLLVNVPRLVASYYAITPDPSDPLQRVSFGTSGHRGTSFDGSFNEAHILATTQAICDYRAGQGIAGPLYLGMDTHALSEPAFITALEVLAANGVATFIQAGRGYTPTPVISHAILTFNRDHNGIVADGIVITPSHNPPSDGGFKYNPPSGGPADTDVTGIVQDMANAYLEKKLAGVKRMPYERALRADCVTQYDYVAPYVADLATMVDMAAIRDSGIRIGVDPLGGSGIAFWEPMVERYGLDLSLISDVVDPTFSFMTVDKDGKIRMDCSSPYAMARLIEHKASYDIAFGNDPDYDRHGIVTRGAGLLNPNNYLAVAVSYLFSTRPGWRADAAVGKTLVSSAMIDRVAAALGRRLCEVPVGFKWFVPGLLDGSFGFGGEESAGASFLRRDGTVWTTDKDGIVMDLLAAEITAKTGQDPAEHYAALTGRFGQPLYERLDAPATKAQKAVLSRLSPEMVTATSLAGEAIVAKLTRAPGNGAPIGGLKVVTENGWFAARPSGTEDVYKIYAESFGGRDHLSALQAEAREIVDAAFAAAGV is encoded by the coding sequence ATGGCCATAAGCCCCCTTGCCGGCAAGCCGGCGCCCCGGTCCCTGCTCGTCAACGTGCCCCGGCTCGTCGCCTCCTATTACGCCATCACCCCCGATCCGTCCGACCCCTTGCAGCGCGTGTCCTTCGGCACCTCGGGCCATCGCGGCACGTCCTTCGACGGCTCCTTCAACGAGGCCCACATCCTGGCCACCACGCAAGCCATCTGCGACTACCGGGCCGGCCAGGGCATCGCCGGGCCGCTCTACCTTGGCATGGACACCCACGCCCTGTCCGAGCCGGCCTTTATCACCGCCCTGGAAGTGCTGGCCGCCAACGGCGTGGCCACGTTCATCCAGGCCGGCCGGGGCTATACCCCCACTCCCGTCATCTCCCACGCCATCCTGACCTTCAACCGCGACCACAACGGCATCGTGGCCGACGGCATCGTCATCACGCCCTCCCACAACCCGCCGTCCGATGGCGGCTTCAAGTACAACCCGCCCTCGGGCGGCCCGGCCGACACCGACGTGACCGGCATCGTCCAGGACATGGCCAACGCCTACCTGGAAAAAAAGCTCGCGGGCGTGAAGCGTATGCCCTACGAAAGGGCGCTTCGGGCCGACTGCGTCACCCAATACGACTATGTCGCGCCCTATGTGGCCGACCTGGCCACCATGGTGGACATGGCCGCCATCCGGGATTCGGGCATCCGCATCGGCGTCGATCCGCTCGGCGGCTCGGGCATCGCCTTCTGGGAGCCCATGGTGGAGCGCTACGGCCTCGACCTGTCGCTTATAAGCGACGTGGTGGACCCGACCTTTTCGTTTATGACCGTGGACAAGGACGGCAAGATCCGCATGGACTGCTCCTCGCCCTACGCCATGGCCCGGCTCATCGAACACAAGGCCTCCTACGACATCGCCTTCGGCAACGACCCGGACTACGACCGCCACGGCATCGTCACCAGGGGCGCCGGGTTGCTCAACCCCAACAACTACCTGGCCGTGGCCGTGAGCTACCTGTTTTCCACCCGCCCGGGCTGGCGGGCCGACGCGGCCGTGGGCAAGACGCTGGTCTCGAGCGCCATGATCGACCGGGTGGCGGCGGCGCTTGGCCGGCGGCTGTGCGAGGTGCCGGTGGGGTTCAAATGGTTCGTGCCGGGGCTTCTCGACGGCTCCTTCGGCTTCGGCGGCGAGGAGAGCGCCGGGGCGTCCTTCCTGCGCCGCGACGGCACGGTCTGGACCACGGACAAGGACGGCATCGTCATGGACCTGCTGGCCGCCGAGATCACGGCCAAAACCGGCCAGGACCCGGCCGAGCACTACGCGGCCCTGACCGGGCGCTTCGGCCAGCCCCTCTACGAGCGCCTGGACGCCCCGGCGACCAAGGCCCAAAAGGCCGTGCTGTCCAGGCTTTCGCCGGAGATGGTCACGGCCACGAGCCTGGCCGGCGAGGCCATCGTGGCCAAGCTCACCCGCGCCCCGGGCAACGGCGCGCCCATCGGCGGGCTCAAGGTCGTCACCGAAAACGGCTGGTTCGCCGCCCGGCCCTCGGGCACCGAGGATGTGTACAAGATCTACGCCGAAAGCTTTGGCGGCCGCGACCACCTGTCCGCCCTGCAAGCCGAAGCCCGCGAGATCGTCGACGCCGCCTTCGCGGCGGCCGGGGTGTGA
- the gpmI gene encoding 2,3-bisphosphoglycerate-independent phosphoglycerate mutase, with translation MTPTLLLILDGWGLAPAGPGNAVTLARTPHLDRLLAAYPATTLACSGRAVGLPAGFMGNSEVGHMNIGAGRVVYQDMTRIDMAVEEGALPHNPVLADLAAAAQAAGGRLHLMGLVSDGGVHSHLNHLKALVAAFAALGQRDILVHAFLDGRDTPPQSGVGYVEELDGFLRGQGIGRIATLTGRFYAMDRDKRFDRVAEAYAALTEGVGEPFVDPVAAVAAAYAAGQTDEFVKPRVLPGGDGVMRDGDAVFFFNFRADRAREITAALTRDDFDGFPRKVRPRLSGFATMTEYDGSFGLPVAFAPQSLADVLGEVYSRAGLTQLRLAETEKYAHVTYFMNCGREEPFPGEERVLVPSPRDVPTYDLKPQMSAAAVTDAFLASLPRGHALAIVNLANCDMVGHTGVLPAAIAAVETVDACVGRIVDAALKAGWRLLVTADHGNAEEMLAPDGGPMTAHTLNPVRLILVDEARKGARLAQGRLGDIAPTILRLAGLPVPAAMTGRSLVTE, from the coding sequence ATGACACCCACCCTGCTGCTCATCCTCGACGGCTGGGGCCTGGCCCCGGCCGGCCCCGGCAATGCCGTGACCCTGGCCAGGACCCCCCACCTCGACCGCCTGCTGGCCGCCTATCCGGCCACGACCCTGGCCTGTTCGGGCCGGGCCGTGGGCCTGCCGGCCGGTTTCATGGGCAACTCCGAGGTCGGGCACATGAACATCGGCGCGGGCCGCGTCGTCTATCAGGACATGACCCGCATCGACATGGCCGTGGAGGAGGGGGCGCTGCCCCATAACCCCGTCCTGGCCGACCTGGCCGCCGCCGCCCAGGCCGCCGGCGGCCGGCTCCACCTCATGGGCCTGGTCTCGGACGGCGGGGTGCACAGCCACTTAAACCACCTCAAAGCCCTGGTGGCCGCCTTCGCCGCCCTGGGCCAAAGGGACATCCTGGTCCACGCCTTCCTGGACGGCCGCGACACCCCGCCCCAAAGCGGCGTCGGCTACGTCGAGGAGCTCGACGGCTTCCTGCGCGGGCAGGGCATCGGGCGCATCGCCACCCTGACCGGCCGGTTCTACGCCATGGACCGCGACAAGCGCTTCGACCGCGTGGCCGAAGCCTACGCCGCCCTGACCGAGGGGGTGGGCGAGCCCTTCGTCGACCCCGTGGCCGCCGTGGCCGCCGCCTATGCCGCCGGGCAGACCGACGAGTTCGTCAAGCCCCGGGTGCTTCCTGGCGGGGACGGGGTCATGCGCGACGGCGACGCCGTCTTTTTCTTCAATTTCCGGGCCGACCGGGCCCGGGAGATCACGGCGGCGCTCACGCGCGACGATTTCGACGGCTTCCCCCGGAAAGTCCGGCCCAGGCTCTCGGGTTTCGCCACCATGACCGAATACGACGGCTCCTTCGGCCTGCCCGTGGCCTTCGCCCCGCAAAGCCTCGCCGACGTCCTGGGCGAGGTCTATTCGCGGGCCGGCCTGACCCAGCTGCGCCTGGCCGAGACCGAAAAATACGCCCATGTCACCTATTTCATGAACTGCGGCCGCGAGGAGCCTTTCCCGGGCGAGGAGCGCGTCCTCGTGCCTTCGCCGCGCGACGTGCCCACCTACGACCTCAAGCCGCAAATGAGCGCCGCGGCCGTGACCGACGCCTTCCTGGCCTCCCTGCCCAGGGGCCACGCCCTGGCCATCGTCAACCTGGCCAACTGCGACATGGTCGGGCATACGGGCGTGCTGCCGGCGGCCATCGCCGCCGTGGAGACCGTGGACGCCTGCGTGGGCCGCATCGTCGACGCCGCCCTCAAGGCCGGCTGGCGCCTGCTCGTCACCGCCGACCACGGCAACGCCGAGGAGATGCTCGCCCCGGACGGCGGCCCCATGACCGCCCACACCCTCAACCCCGTGCGCCTGATCCTCGTGGACGAGGCGAGAAAGGGCGCCAGGCTGGCCCAGGGCAGGCTCGGCGACATCGCCCCGACCATCCTGCGCCTGGCCGGGCTGCCCGTGCCGGCGGCCATGACCGGGCGCAGCCTCGTGACGGAGTAG
- a CDS encoding HD domain-containing phosphohydrolase: MHIDEYPILVEQLCPGLFIRIDEPGLTHPFPAKGFKIASATDVAKVMALGLSHVLCLPEKSDRLPISLEEIDGMTGKRQKGPWSTSRTPVSAELSSLKRETIERNKDRIERFAACERRYEKAMGQVVEAIKKVSSPNPEVMEAAGEVVGPMAETFLSDLDVLINVMTAKMREEAKHYHALNVAVLSMMLAKEMGLPKADIEDIGLGSLFHDVGKGRVPIQRFTKGNLVTMNKVLKEYYMEHPKIGARMLAAVPGFPPAGQLLVLQHHEHVDGTGFPGHLKGAAISVGGRIAAVANLYDRTLNPKEGAEPPTPHEAMKALYKRRALFDPKAVTMFIRKLGVYPPGSLVELSNGMQGMVVSANLRDSMRPSVKVYHPDIPKREALIIDLCIETELAVVKALKPAELAPEVIQYLSPGKQVAYYVDVAART; this comes from the coding sequence ATGCACATCGACGAATATCCCATCCTGGTGGAACAGCTGTGCCCGGGGCTTTTCATCCGCATCGACGAACCGGGGCTGACCCATCCCTTCCCGGCCAAGGGGTTCAAGATCGCCAGTGCCACCGACGTGGCCAAGGTCATGGCCTTGGGCCTGTCCCACGTCCTGTGCCTGCCCGAGAAATCCGACCGCCTGCCCATCTCCCTGGAAGAGATCGACGGCATGACCGGCAAACGGCAAAAAGGGCCCTGGAGCACGTCGCGCACCCCGGTCTCGGCCGAGCTGTCCAGCCTCAAGCGCGAAACCATCGAACGCAACAAGGACCGCATCGAGCGCTTCGCCGCCTGCGAGCGCCGTTACGAAAAAGCCATGGGCCAGGTGGTCGAGGCGATCAAGAAAGTGTCCTCGCCCAACCCGGAAGTCATGGAGGCGGCCGGCGAGGTGGTCGGCCCGATGGCCGAAACGTTCCTCTCCGACCTCGACGTGCTCATCAACGTCATGACCGCCAAGATGCGCGAGGAGGCCAAGCACTACCACGCCCTCAACGTGGCCGTACTGTCCATGATGCTGGCCAAGGAGATGGGCCTGCCCAAGGCCGACATCGAGGACATCGGCCTGGGCTCGCTGTTCCACGACGTGGGCAAGGGGCGCGTGCCCATCCAGCGCTTCACCAAGGGCAACCTGGTGACCATGAACAAGGTGCTCAAGGAATACTACATGGAGCACCCCAAGATCGGCGCCCGCATGCTCGCCGCCGTGCCCGGCTTTCCGCCCGCCGGCCAACTGCTGGTCCTGCAGCACCACGAGCACGTGGACGGCACGGGCTTCCCCGGCCACCTCAAGGGCGCGGCCATTTCCGTCGGCGGGCGCATCGCCGCCGTGGCCAACCTCTACGACCGCACCCTCAACCCCAAGGAAGGGGCCGAACCGCCCACGCCCCACGAGGCCATGAAGGCCCTGTACAAACGCCGGGCCCTGTTCGATCCCAAGGCCGTGACCATGTTCATCCGCAAGCTCGGCGTCTATCCGCCGGGTTCGCTGGTGGAGCTGTCCAACGGCATGCAGGGCATGGTGGTTTCGGCCAACCTGCGCGATTCCATGCGCCCCAGCGTCAAGGTCTACCACCCCGACATTCCCAAGCGCGAGGCGCTCATCATCGACCTGTGCATCGAAACGGAACTGGCCGTGGTCAAGGCCCTCAAGCCGGCGGAGCTTGCGCCGGAGGTGATCCAGTACCTGAGCCCCGGCAAGCAGGTGGCCTACTATGTCGATGTCGCCGCGCGGACCTAG
- a CDS encoding tetratricopeptide repeat protein has product MAPPAAPSAPPAPGAKPVKGAFSTDTEQFVGTRVLGRVRQRVFVYAEEQDDGRVAIWRLSRNFIPTGAKRLIAKERLLADYLPEPSIYINKVVPLMRRLDETVAVADRHRERQELFVAEFEYKNVLRLDEDHVKATFGLGLTYLERQEKDNADIVFRKIMRIEAAFTPQHKHLFNDFGIQMRKLAMYDEAMRYYGRAYRLCRTDEHLLYNMARTQYEKGRLKSARMMLSKALRLNPDFPEGKVFMAFLESRLRGEPAAEPPAPESIQ; this is encoded by the coding sequence ATGGCACCTCCCGCCGCGCCAAGCGCCCCACCGGCTCCCGGAGCCAAGCCCGTCAAGGGGGCTTTTTCCACCGACACCGAGCAGTTCGTGGGCACAAGGGTCCTCGGGCGCGTGCGCCAGCGGGTCTTCGTCTACGCCGAGGAGCAGGACGACGGCCGGGTGGCCATCTGGCGCTTAAGCCGCAACTTCATCCCCACCGGGGCCAAGCGGCTCATCGCCAAGGAACGCCTGCTGGCCGACTACCTGCCCGAACCGTCCATCTACATCAACAAGGTCGTGCCGCTCATGCGGCGCCTGGACGAGACCGTGGCCGTGGCCGACCGGCACCGCGAGCGCCAGGAGCTTTTCGTCGCCGAGTTCGAATACAAAAACGTGTTGCGCCTGGACGAGGACCACGTCAAAGCCACGTTCGGCCTGGGTTTGACCTATCTTGAGCGTCAGGAAAAAGACAACGCCGATATCGTTTTTCGTAAAATCATGCGCATCGAGGCGGCGTTCACCCCGCAGCACAAGCACCTGTTCAACGACTTCGGCATCCAGATGCGCAAGCTCGCCATGTACGACGAGGCCATGCGCTACTACGGCCGGGCCTATCGCCTGTGCCGTACCGACGAGCACCTTCTCTACAACATGGCCAGGACGCAATATGAAAAGGGCCGCCTGAAAAGCGCCCGGATGATGCTGTCCAAGGCCCTGCGCCTCAACCCCGACTTCCCGGAAGGAAAAGTGTTCATGGCCTTTCTGGAATCCCGTTTGCGCGGCGAGCCGGCCGCCGAACCACCCGCGCCAGAGTCGATCCAATAA
- a CDS encoding class I adenylate cyclase, whose product MSRPGSPARAIMRTLRTGLSQPPGSDLTPLVPLARQALAFIDRGAADDPATAGEASELAFLLAALLEAGDEAFARQAFTLLFRLGVEGEVLSVIHLEKMPEDQAVGLLGYLGDEEKLLFVNAFFRRPRPARARTAAWGLATLADIVERTPDEVLILLDLLATRHEYPALPVRNALVRGRLGMWLARLLQMDLSAEQTRYMARVIGRLREPTLISRLVPRLGELDEISAETVCRALAETPGLDAQAVAGPVAALCAAAEPSLAGAALAALSRCDATRAALAAADLLAANPGRLEELTPFLARLSVSAFGQALRALPPAIRQQALGAVYAVLAGAAPRTMTVAARAVAKTPAATPELSQALRDDLALRSRAASRPFPSRPRPPRPVEKEAAPRGLWKRVKNLVAAPGNGQADDAAEALRRELAQGGEMQRRQILWAGLAEAAVADMLLDRCVLRAVGLARATIADTTFSQCQFTDVGFEEAHLSRVTFRGCRLAHCRFSGAVLESVRFEDCEVRGCAFGEAAGQDLAFFRSELAECDFFAATLAGLTLDTCRLRAVSLVRAVPHALRARGTLFSDCLFEMAAFAQAAFPGTRTEGCYFAGARFSGPTDEPDILGAMAKDDALALADAVLSPPLPQSLATGAGPRLLAACCDAALFARDVERRRLAMLAGNKRRLAWARRRLGEAGGAYLDMLPELVGLPLVREAGGRVAPAPAAHVTAAFPHLGTARDLARHFDRPLSALPHVPQEAIPVEALYTIGSVGTVAQGADSDLDVWVCLGRGAAGHPDMAAFTAKLEVISRQALEEAGLEIHFFCMSVEDVRDNVFGYSDDEGYGSAQGRLLKEEFYRTALVVAGRKPAWWCLPPGLGREAHARAMAGLVRVAPEAAAESLDFGCLQPIAGDEYFGASLWMIVKSLTSPFKSIIKFGLLEKYAAHPGEPEPLCDTLKSHIFANQGGLWRCDPYALLFREVTRFYQEDGRPGAVELLRQAFLQKTGFDPCDEYASRTGEALLDHYFPYAPPAAGACPPPPKRDGAAEADGFAQAQALGEAIANHFLRAYERLKDRSKALESGGGLTERDQAMLSRRIAASFGRKVGKIVRMPFIRPGRDLFASLEIAFEEVAPREKIFVVRAEPTGGDRKNRKKETVRQDASLPRLCAWLIANEIYRPGMHVQASTLPAPLTLPDVTALLDALHAAFPVKDTFAPPLSWGLARERVTRALLLVNLAAAREERHTVSVDAFYATSWGELFQLERTSELDVFDGSPSIFLTEAAGLGLDQKLQLAVFAPAKSQCAAAREARR is encoded by the coding sequence GTGAGCCGGCCGGGCTCGCCGGCCCGGGCCATCATGCGCACCCTGCGCACGGGGCTGTCCCAGCCGCCGGGCTCCGACCTGACACCGCTCGTCCCCCTGGCCAGGCAGGCCCTGGCGTTTATCGACCGGGGCGCGGCCGACGACCCGGCCACGGCCGGCGAGGCCTCCGAGCTGGCCTTCCTGCTGGCCGCCCTGCTGGAGGCCGGCGACGAGGCCTTTGCCCGGCAGGCCTTCACCCTGCTGTTTCGCCTGGGCGTCGAGGGCGAGGTGCTCTCGGTCATCCACCTGGAAAAGATGCCCGAGGACCAGGCCGTCGGCCTGCTGGGCTACCTGGGCGACGAGGAGAAGCTGCTTTTCGTCAACGCCTTTTTCCGCCGCCCCCGGCCGGCCCGGGCCAGGACCGCCGCCTGGGGCCTGGCCACGCTCGCCGACATCGTGGAGCGCACGCCCGACGAAGTGCTCATCCTCCTGGACCTGTTGGCCACCCGCCACGAATACCCGGCCCTGCCCGTGCGCAACGCCCTGGTGCGCGGCCGGCTGGGCATGTGGCTCGCCCGCCTGCTCCAGATGGACCTGTCCGCCGAGCAGACCCGCTACATGGCCAGGGTCATCGGCCGCCTGCGCGAGCCGACGCTCATCTCGCGCCTGGTGCCGCGCCTGGGCGAACTCGACGAGATCTCGGCCGAGACCGTCTGCCGGGCCCTGGCCGAGACCCCGGGGCTTGACGCCCAGGCCGTGGCCGGGCCGGTTGCGGCCCTGTGCGCCGCGGCCGAGCCCTCCCTGGCCGGGGCCGCCCTGGCCGCCCTGTCCCGGTGCGACGCGACCCGGGCGGCCCTGGCCGCCGCGGACCTGCTCGCCGCCAACCCCGGGCGCCTGGAGGAGCTGACCCCGTTTCTGGCCAGGCTGTCCGTGTCCGCCTTTGGCCAGGCCCTGCGGGCCTTGCCGCCGGCAATCCGGCAGCAGGCCCTGGGCGCGGTCTACGCCGTGCTGGCCGGGGCCGCCCCGCGCACCATGACCGTGGCCGCGCGGGCCGTGGCCAAGACACCGGCCGCCACGCCCGAACTGTCCCAGGCCCTGCGCGACGACCTGGCCCTGCGTTCCCGGGCCGCCTCGCGGCCCTTCCCCAGCCGGCCCCGGCCGCCCCGGCCGGTCGAGAAGGAGGCGGCGCCCAGGGGGCTGTGGAAACGCGTCAAGAACCTGGTCGCCGCGCCGGGCAACGGCCAGGCCGACGACGCGGCCGAGGCCCTGCGCCGGGAACTGGCCCAGGGCGGGGAGATGCAAAGGCGCCAGATCCTCTGGGCCGGCCTTGCCGAGGCGGCCGTGGCCGACATGCTTCTGGACCGCTGCGTGCTGCGGGCCGTGGGGCTGGCCCGGGCGACGATCGCGGACACGACCTTTTCCCAGTGCCAGTTCACGGATGTCGGTTTCGAGGAGGCGCACTTAAGCCGCGTCACCTTTCGGGGCTGCCGGCTGGCCCATTGCCGGTTTTCCGGGGCGGTGCTCGAATCGGTGCGTTTCGAGGACTGCGAGGTGCGCGGCTGCGCCTTTGGCGAGGCCGCGGGACAGGACCTGGCCTTTTTCCGGTCCGAGCTCGCGGAATGCGACTTTTTCGCCGCCACGCTCGCCGGCCTGACCCTGGACACCTGCCGTTTGCGGGCGGTGAGCCTGGTGCGGGCCGTGCCCCATGCCCTGCGCGCCCGGGGAACGCTTTTTTCCGACTGCCTCTTCGAAATGGCCGCCTTCGCCCAGGCCGCCTTCCCCGGCACGCGCACGGAAGGCTGCTATTTCGCCGGGGCCCGGTTTAGCGGCCCCACCGACGAGCCCGACATCCTGGGGGCCATGGCCAAGGACGACGCCCTGGCCCTGGCCGACGCCGTGCTGTCGCCCCCGCTGCCCCAGTCCCTGGCCACGGGCGCCGGGCCCCGGCTTTTGGCCGCCTGCTGCGACGCCGCCCTTTTCGCCCGCGACGTGGAACGCCGGCGCCTGGCCATGCTGGCCGGCAACAAGCGCCGGCTGGCCTGGGCCAGGCGCCGGCTCGGCGAGGCGGGCGGGGCCTACCTGGACATGCTGCCGGAGCTTGTGGGCCTGCCGCTGGTGCGCGAGGCCGGCGGCCGTGTCGCGCCGGCCCCGGCCGCCCATGTCACCGCGGCCTTCCCCCACCTGGGCACGGCCCGGGACCTGGCACGCCATTTCGACCGCCCGCTTTCCGCCCTGCCGCACGTCCCCCAGGAGGCCATCCCCGTGGAGGCCCTCTACACCATCGGCAGCGTCGGCACCGTGGCCCAGGGCGCGGATTCGGACCTGGACGTCTGGGTGTGCCTGGGCCGGGGCGCGGCCGGCCATCCGGACATGGCGGCCTTCACGGCCAAGCTCGAAGTCATAAGCCGCCAGGCCCTGGAGGAAGCGGGCCTGGAAATCCACTTTTTCTGCATGAGCGTCGAGGACGTGCGCGACAACGTTTTCGGCTATTCCGACGACGAGGGCTACGGCTCGGCCCAGGGAAGGCTGCTTAAGGAGGAGTTCTACCGCACGGCCCTGGTGGTGGCCGGGCGCAAGCCGGCCTGGTGGTGCCTGCCGCCGGGCCTGGGCCGGGAGGCCCATGCCAGGGCCATGGCCGGCCTGGTCCGGGTGGCGCCCGAGGCCGCGGCCGAAAGCCTGGACTTCGGCTGCCTGCAACCCATCGCCGGGGACGAATACTTCGGGGCCTCGCTGTGGATGATCGTCAAATCCCTGACCAGCCCCTTCAAGTCCATCATCAAATTCGGGCTGCTGGAAAAATACGCCGCCCACCCGGGAGAGCCCGAACCGCTGTGCGATACGCTCAAAAGCCACATCTTCGCCAATCAGGGCGGGCTTTGGCGCTGCGACCCGTATGCCTTGCTGTTTCGCGAGGTGACGCGCTTCTACCAGGAGGACGGCCGGCCCGGGGCGGTGGAGCTGCTGCGCCAGGCGTTCCTGCAAAAAACCGGCTTCGACCCGTGCGACGAATACGCCAGCCGCACCGGCGAGGCGCTGCTCGACCACTATTTCCCCTACGCCCCGCCGGCCGCCGGCGCCTGTCCGCCGCCGCCCAAGCGCGACGGCGCGGCCGAGGCCGACGGCTTCGCCCAGGCCCAGGCCCTGGGCGAGGCCATCGCCAACCACTTCCTGCGGGCTTACGAGCGCCTCAAAGACCGCAGCAAGGCCCTGGAAAGCGGGGGCGGACTCACCGAGCGCGACCAGGCCATGCTGTCGCGGCGTATCGCCGCGAGTTTCGGCCGCAAGGTGGGGAAAATCGTGCGCATGCCGTTCATCCGCCCGGGCCGGGACCTGTTCGCCTCCCTGGAGATCGCCTTCGAGGAGGTCGCCCCGCGCGAAAAAATCTTCGTCGTCCGGGCGGAACCGACCGGGGGGGACCGCAAGAACCGCAAAAAGGAAACCGTGCGCCAGGACGCCTCGCTGCCGCGCCTGTGCGCCTGGCTGATCGCCAACGAGATCTACCGGCCGGGCATGCACGTCCAGGCCAGCACCTTGCCGGCGCCCTTGACCCTGCCCGACGTGACCGCCCTGCTGGATGCGCTGCACGCGGCCTTTCCGGTCAAGGACACCTTCGCCCCGCCGCTGTCCTGGGGCCTGGCCCGGGAGCGGGTCACCCGGGCGCTGCTGCTGGTCAACCTGGCCGCTGCCCGCGAGGAGCGCCATACCGTCAGCGTGGACGCGTTCTACGCCACGAGCTGGGGCGAACTGTTTCAGCTGGAGCGCACCAGCGAGCTCGACGTCTTCGACGGTTCGCCGTCGATTTTCCTGACCGAGGCGGCCGGCCTCGGCCTGGACCAGAAACTGCAGCTTGCGGTCTTCGCGCCGGCCAAATCCCAATGCGCCGCCGCCCGGGAAGCCAGGCGGTAA
- a CDS encoding methyl-accepting chemotaxis protein produces MGSLKVGVKLFASLIVTSLITVLIGLLGYHGLQETSEAVSAVTATALPITAGLSLIEEGLLAAQTAERTILVPELANSKEFDRQRESLDKALARVDQGRGAVDGLLSGDEEAAQWKKFNDALADWRKTNAKVMEFVAQNKRSNALTLSVGTSMLSMRTAAAALDFLQERARAQADALAATTQAQAARRGLILVVAAVSCLVVSVALGTAVTLSIVRPLRKGLGFARAVAGGDLEAKLDVKGRDEIGELAEALRRMLAALMENIDAARRRGEEAAAEAQNARQAQAAAEEHRQAAETARREGMLQAAGRLTDVVEALSGAAAALAAQAEQATRGAAEQASRLAETVASMGEMRSTVLDVAQNAATASQTAAAARERAVAGSDVVRRAVAGIGQARDKALALTGDMAELGGKAQGIGRILGVISDIADQTNLLALNAAIEAARAGEAGRGFAVVADEVRKLAEKTMAATAEVGTAIHDVQIGTQKSVTGVREAVDVIESATSLADESGRALSSIVSLIETASDQVRAIATASQQQSVAAEAIEASIADVNRVSGDTAQAMEHSSLAVAGLTEQARVLGALIDELGGSGRAALAPGRA; encoded by the coding sequence ATGGGCAGTCTCAAGGTCGGCGTCAAGTTGTTCGCCTCCCTGATCGTCACCTCGCTGATTACCGTATTGATCGGCCTGCTGGGCTACCACGGCCTCCAGGAGACGAGCGAGGCCGTCTCCGCCGTCACCGCCACGGCCCTGCCGATCACCGCCGGCCTGAGCCTGATCGAGGAGGGGCTGCTGGCCGCCCAGACGGCCGAACGGACCATCCTGGTGCCCGAGCTGGCCAATTCCAAGGAATTCGACCGCCAGCGCGAAAGCCTGGACAAGGCCCTGGCCCGGGTGGACCAGGGGCGCGGCGCCGTGGACGGCCTCCTTTCCGGGGACGAGGAGGCGGCCCAGTGGAAGAAATTCAACGACGCCCTGGCCGACTGGCGCAAGACCAACGCCAAGGTCATGGAATTCGTCGCCCAAAACAAGCGCAGCAATGCCCTGACCCTGTCCGTGGGCACCTCCATGCTGTCCATGCGCACGGCCGCGGCGGCCTTGGATTTCCTCCAGGAACGCGCCCGCGCCCAGGCCGACGCCCTGGCGGCCACGACCCAGGCCCAGGCCGCCCGGCGCGGCCTGATCCTGGTCGTGGCCGCCGTGTCCTGCCTGGTCGTGTCCGTGGCGTTGGGCACGGCCGTGACGCTGTCCATCGTGCGGCCCCTGCGCAAGGGCCTGGGCTTTGCCCGGGCCGTCGCCGGCGGGGACCTCGAAGCGAAGCTGGACGTGAAAGGCCGCGACGAGATCGGCGAACTGGCCGAGGCGTTGCGCCGGATGCTGGCGGCGCTTATGGAAAACATCGACGCGGCCCGGCGCCGGGGCGAGGAGGCCGCCGCCGAGGCCCAAAACGCCAGGCAGGCCCAGGCCGCGGCCGAGGAACACCGCCAGGCCGCCGAAACGGCCCGTCGCGAAGGCATGCTCCAGGCGGCGGGCCGCCTGACGGACGTGGTCGAGGCCCTGTCCGGGGCCGCCGCCGCGCTGGCCGCCCAGGCCGAGCAGGCGACCCGGGGCGCGGCCGAGCAGGCCTCGCGGCTTGCGGAAACCGTGGCCTCCATGGGCGAGATGCGCTCCACGGTCCTGGACGTGGCCCAAAACGCGGCCACGGCCTCGCAGACCGCCGCCGCCGCCCGGGAGCGGGCCGTGGCCGGTTCGGACGTGGTCCGCCGGGCCGTGGCCGGCATCGGCCAGGCCCGGGACAAGGCCCTGGCCCTGACCGGCGACATGGCCGAACTGGGCGGCAAGGCCCAGGGCATCGGCCGCATCCTGGGGGTCATTTCCGACATCGCCGACCAGACGAACCTGCTGGCGCTTAATGCCGCCATCGAGGCGGCCCGGGCCGGCGAGGCCGGGCGCGGCTTCGCCGTGGTGGCCGACGAGGTGCGCAAACTGGCCGAAAAGACCATGGCCGCCACGGCCGAGGTGGGCACGGCCATCCACGACGTCCAGATCGGCACCCAGAAAAGCGTGACCGGCGTGCGCGAGGCCGTGGACGTCATCGAGTCCGCCACGAGCCTGGCCGACGAGTCCGGCCGGGCGCTGTCCTCCATCGTTTCCCTCATCGAGACGGCCTCGGACCAGGTACGGGCCATCGCCACCGCCTCCCAGCAGCAGTCCGTCGCGGCCGAGGCCATCGAAGCCTCCATCGCCGACGTCAACCGGGTGTCCGGGGATACGGCGCAAGCCATGGAACATTCGAGCCTGGCCGTGGCCGGCCTGACCGAACAGGCCCGGGTGCTCGGCGCGCTCATCGACGAACTGGGCGGATCGGGCCGGGCGGCCCTGGCCCCGGGCCGGGCCTAG